A portion of the Oreochromis niloticus isolate F11D_XX linkage group LG10, O_niloticus_UMD_NMBU, whole genome shotgun sequence genome contains these proteins:
- the ubl3a gene encoding ubiquitin-like protein 3a, translated as MTGSTPADMINLRLILVSGKTKEFLFSPNDSAADIAKHVYDNWPMDWEEEQVSSPNILRLIYQGRFLHGNVTLGALKLPLGKTTVMHLVARETLPEPNSQGQRNREKTGESNCCVIL; from the exons ATAAACCTGCGGCTGATTTTGGTCAGTGGAAAGACGAAAGAATTTCTCTTCTCTCCCAACGACTCTGCAGCAGATATCGCCAAACACGTTTATGACAACTGGCCAATGG ACTGGGAGGAAGAGCAGGTCAGCAGTCCTAACATCCTGAGGCTCATCTACCAGGGACGTTTTCTACACGGCAACGTAACACTAGGAG ctCTCAAACTGCCCTTGGGGAAGACCACAGTGATGCATTTAGTTGCCAGAGAGACTTTGCCTGAGCCAAATTCCCAAG GTcagaggaacagagagaagaCCGGGGAGAGTAACTGCTGTGTCATTCTGTAA